The proteins below come from a single Arthrobacter sp. B1I2 genomic window:
- a CDS encoding acyltransferase family protein: MSPFAVPPAAKPRKPTFRPEVQGLRALAVLMVVAYHVWLGRVSGGVDIFLLISAFLLTLSFVRKAESGQPFRLLVHWLHLFKRLLPAAVVVILGVLAGTWLILPQGRWPQVLDQAWASLLYGQNWVLADTAVDYYAQDHAGASPLQHFWSLSIQGQVFILWPLIFAATAAALTALQRIPRLQRLTYRGLLALVFGTVFVVSLAYSVEQTATNQAYAYFDTRARLWEFALGSLLALALPYLRPGPVLRVALGWAGLAAMVSCGLVLTVDRSFPGYVALWPTLAAAASITAGQTGSRFGVDRLLSSRPAVALGDNSYALYLWHWPVLVLALTATGVEAPNITQGLGIVGASIVLAVLTTRFVEKPLRDWHWPKLRARRTAVVIVACGALLAGPVAVWQTSLTAEESATAAQPRELTPGALALTPGNENTPAPKARTIPGPAALDNDWAGIDSPCTGANATSDPILEGCRQELPAEPSTKRIVVLGDSHAQQYLAALAPVAAARGWELVTLLMPACRFGAESESRNAECNAYNKASSAYVLEHRPDAVFTVASLTHEEAPVETEVPGYLEGVKPFADAGIEIVGIRDNPRFTFNMPQCAQKNGADDPACNPSLAGSLVEPSPLENYRGKLPGLHLMDMSDFICARGVCPAVVGNVYVYKDDNHLTRTYVETMIPMFEQRLLAATGWS; this comes from the coding sequence CCTTCGTCCGCAAAGCAGAGTCGGGCCAGCCTTTCCGGCTCCTGGTGCACTGGTTGCACCTTTTCAAGCGCCTGCTGCCGGCCGCCGTCGTTGTGATCCTCGGAGTGCTGGCAGGCACCTGGCTGATCCTGCCGCAGGGCCGTTGGCCGCAGGTCCTCGATCAGGCATGGGCATCGCTCCTATACGGACAGAACTGGGTCCTTGCAGATACCGCAGTGGACTACTACGCGCAGGACCACGCCGGCGCCAGCCCGCTACAGCACTTCTGGTCCTTGTCCATCCAGGGCCAGGTGTTCATCCTGTGGCCGCTGATCTTTGCCGCGACCGCAGCCGCGCTGACTGCGTTGCAGCGGATTCCACGCCTCCAACGGCTGACCTACCGCGGGTTGCTGGCACTGGTTTTTGGAACGGTGTTCGTGGTGTCGCTGGCCTACTCCGTTGAGCAGACAGCCACCAACCAGGCCTATGCGTACTTTGACACCCGGGCCAGGCTTTGGGAATTTGCCCTGGGGTCCCTGCTGGCACTGGCCCTGCCGTACCTCAGGCCCGGCCCTGTGCTGCGGGTGGCCCTGGGCTGGGCAGGACTGGCAGCCATGGTGTCCTGCGGCCTGGTCCTGACCGTGGACCGGTCCTTCCCCGGATATGTGGCGCTGTGGCCCACGCTGGCTGCGGCCGCATCCATCACCGCAGGGCAGACCGGCAGCCGGTTTGGCGTGGACCGGCTGCTCAGCAGCCGCCCCGCCGTCGCGCTGGGTGACAACTCCTACGCCCTGTACCTCTGGCACTGGCCCGTCCTGGTGCTGGCGCTCACGGCCACTGGCGTGGAGGCGCCAAACATCACCCAGGGCCTGGGCATCGTCGGCGCCTCCATCGTGCTCGCCGTCCTCACCACCCGCTTCGTCGAAAAGCCACTGCGCGACTGGCACTGGCCCAAGCTGCGCGCCCGGCGCACGGCCGTCGTCATTGTTGCCTGCGGTGCCCTGCTGGCCGGGCCCGTCGCCGTCTGGCAAACGTCACTCACCGCGGAGGAAAGCGCGACGGCGGCACAGCCACGTGAGCTCACGCCCGGGGCCCTGGCGCTCACCCCAGGGAACGAAAACACGCCCGCGCCCAAGGCCAGGACCATCCCCGGGCCCGCCGCACTGGACAATGACTGGGCCGGCATCGACTCGCCCTGCACAGGTGCCAACGCCACCAGCGATCCAATCCTGGAGGGGTGCCGGCAGGAACTCCCGGCGGAACCGTCCACCAAGCGCATCGTGGTGCTCGGCGACTCCCACGCCCAGCAGTACCTGGCCGCGCTGGCTCCGGTGGCGGCTGCCCGTGGCTGGGAACTGGTGACCCTGCTGATGCCCGCCTGCCGCTTCGGCGCTGAGTCCGAAAGCAGGAATGCCGAGTGCAACGCCTACAACAAAGCCAGCTCCGCCTACGTCCTGGAACACCGGCCGGACGCCGTCTTTACGGTGGCGTCCCTGACCCACGAGGAAGCGCCGGTCGAGACAGAGGTGCCGGGGTACCTCGAAGGCGTGAAGCCGTTCGCTGACGCCGGAATCGAGATTGTGGGCATCCGCGACAACCCGCGGTTCACCTTCAACATGCCCCAGTGTGCGCAGAAGAATGGCGCCGACGACCCTGCCTGCAACCCGTCGCTGGCCGGGTCCCTGGTGGAGCCGTCACCGTTGGAGAACTACCGCGGCAAGCTGCCGGGGCTGCACCTGATGGACATGAGCGACTTCATCTGTGCCCGTGGTGTCTGCCCTGCCGTGGTGGGGAATGTGTACGTCTACAAGGACGACAACCACCTCACCAGGACATATGTGGAGACCATGATTCCCATGTTCGAGCAGCGGCTGCTGGCTGCAACCGGCTGGAGCTGA
- the guaB gene encoding IMP dehydrogenase encodes MTEPEHNPFGFIGLTYDDVLLLPGHTDVIPSEADTSSRISKRITVQTPLLSAAMDTVTESRMAIAMARQGGLGVVHRNLSIADQADQVDRVKRSESGMITNPLTIRPEATLRELDDLCAHYRVSGLPVVDEDNRLLGIVTNRDTRFVPESDFPLRLVSDVMTKMPLVTGHVGISREEASHKLATNKIEKLPLVDEQGRLKGLITTKDFTKAEQYPLATKDDEGRLRVGAAIGFFGDGWERAMALVDAGVDALFVDTANGHSQGVLDMIRRLKSDPVAAHVDIIGGQAATREGAQALIDAGADGIKVGVGPGSICTTRVVAGVGVPQITAIYESAKAAIPAGVPLIADGGLQYSGDIGKALVAGADTVMLGSLLAGCDESPGELIFVNGKQFKSYRGMGSLGAMQSRGKNTSYSKDRYFQADVSGDDKLIPEGIEGRVAYRGPLSSVAYQLVGGLRQTMFYTGAPTIPELKVRGRFVRITSAGLKESHPHDIQMTVEAPNYGSR; translated from the coding sequence ATGACCGAGCCCGAACACAATCCCTTCGGCTTCATTGGCCTGACCTACGACGACGTCCTGCTCCTGCCGGGCCACACCGACGTCATCCCGTCCGAGGCGGACACCTCATCCCGGATCTCCAAGCGGATCACGGTGCAGACGCCGCTGCTCTCCGCGGCCATGGACACCGTTACGGAGTCCCGCATGGCCATCGCCATGGCCCGCCAGGGCGGCCTGGGCGTGGTGCACCGCAACCTGTCCATCGCCGACCAGGCGGACCAGGTGGACCGGGTCAAACGGAGTGAGTCTGGAATGATCACCAACCCGCTGACTATCCGCCCCGAAGCCACCCTGCGTGAACTGGACGATCTCTGCGCCCACTACCGCGTCTCCGGCCTGCCCGTGGTGGACGAGGACAACCGCCTGCTGGGCATCGTCACCAACCGCGACACCCGCTTCGTACCCGAGTCCGACTTCCCGCTGCGGCTGGTCAGCGATGTCATGACCAAAATGCCCCTGGTTACCGGGCACGTGGGGATCAGCCGTGAGGAAGCCTCGCACAAGCTGGCCACCAACAAGATCGAGAAGCTCCCGCTCGTCGATGAGCAAGGCCGGCTCAAGGGCCTGATCACCACCAAGGACTTCACCAAGGCCGAGCAGTACCCCCTGGCCACCAAGGACGACGAGGGCCGGCTCCGCGTTGGTGCCGCCATCGGCTTCTTCGGGGACGGCTGGGAGCGGGCCATGGCACTGGTTGATGCCGGCGTCGACGCCCTGTTCGTGGACACCGCAAACGGCCACTCGCAGGGTGTGCTGGACATGATCCGCAGGCTGAAGTCGGACCCCGTAGCCGCGCATGTGGACATCATTGGCGGCCAGGCTGCCACCCGCGAAGGCGCCCAGGCTCTGATTGATGCCGGCGCCGACGGCATCAAGGTTGGCGTTGGTCCCGGATCCATCTGCACCACCCGCGTGGTGGCCGGCGTGGGTGTCCCGCAGATCACTGCCATCTACGAATCCGCCAAGGCCGCCATTCCCGCCGGCGTGCCGCTGATCGCCGACGGCGGCCTGCAGTACTCCGGCGACATCGGCAAGGCGCTGGTGGCCGGCGCCGACACCGTCATGCTGGGCTCACTCCTGGCCGGCTGTGACGAGTCGCCGGGCGAGCTGATTTTCGTCAACGGAAAACAGTTCAAGTCCTACCGCGGCATGGGCTCCCTGGGCGCCATGCAGTCGCGCGGCAAGAACACGTCATACTCCAAGGACCGCTACTTCCAGGCGGATGTGTCCGGGGACGACAAGCTGATCCCCGAAGGCATCGAGGGCCGCGTGGCCTACCGCGGACCGCTGTCCTCCGTGGCCTACCAGCTGGTTGGCGGCCTCCGCCAGACCATGTTCTACACCGGCGCGCCCACCATCCCCGAGCTGAAGGTCCGTGGCAGGTTTGTGCGGATCACTTCCGCCGGGCTGAAGGAGTCGCACCCGCACGACATCCAGATGACCGTCGAGGCACCGAACTACGGTTCGCGGTAG
- a CDS encoding HNH endonuclease signature motif containing protein, giving the protein MGISTGVGVALEGVHASVAALDALTLEDASLAAGAGVSAGIGDGADVDVLQRRYELRLERMELTSRLEAQLAAVKTRDAARAIEFQQAMTPPDASVQDRTYAEMSAVEEVAGVLTLSSAAAGAFVEQSRRVCSLPPVIDALSAGAISWQHARIVADETEGLTPDGAAGLVAHFFDPNDPNPARGAAPGELVPSRFRAKVRAWRERHHPETLEKRHAKGVTDRRMEYTPDRDGMAWISLYLPGDTACAIWNRTTATARGLQGPGEDRTLTQLRPDIAASLLLGTSSASASDTTSTTAAENTMGIGRIPTPRADVLVTVPVFSLLGLTDEPAMLDGLGPIPASMARRLVADGADSFYRVLVDPRDGAPLEIGRTRYRLPETIKQWIRMRDGTCTFPGCSNRSPDNETDHLKAWEHGGTTGASNLGQLCPKHHRLKHARPWKPTPGTKNEPPGWTSPTGRHYNAEHPDREPTHWPPGINLQSTKRKGPAKALRMAGHRTDFHFMEQSPGEAALARCLHSKA; this is encoded by the coding sequence ATGGGAATCAGCACGGGTGTTGGGGTGGCCTTGGAGGGTGTTCATGCCTCCGTTGCTGCCCTTGATGCCCTGACCCTGGAAGACGCTTCGCTGGCTGCCGGGGCTGGCGTTAGTGCCGGGATTGGCGATGGTGCTGATGTGGATGTCTTGCAGCGGCGGTACGAGCTCCGGCTGGAACGGATGGAGCTGACGTCCCGGCTGGAAGCGCAACTCGCGGCAGTGAAGACCCGGGACGCGGCCCGGGCGATCGAGTTCCAGCAGGCCATGACCCCGCCCGACGCCTCAGTCCAGGACCGAACCTATGCCGAGATGTCGGCGGTGGAGGAGGTCGCCGGGGTCCTCACCCTCAGCTCCGCGGCCGCCGGGGCGTTCGTGGAACAGTCCCGGCGGGTGTGTTCCCTGCCGCCGGTGATCGATGCGTTGTCCGCCGGCGCCATCTCCTGGCAGCACGCCAGGATCGTGGCCGATGAAACCGAAGGCCTCACCCCCGACGGTGCCGCCGGGCTGGTGGCGCACTTCTTCGACCCCAACGACCCCAACCCCGCCCGCGGCGCAGCCCCCGGCGAGCTCGTCCCGTCACGGTTCCGGGCCAAAGTCCGCGCCTGGCGGGAACGCCACCACCCCGAAACCCTCGAAAAGCGCCACGCGAAAGGCGTCACTGACCGGCGGATGGAATACACCCCGGACCGGGACGGCATGGCCTGGATCTCCCTCTACCTCCCCGGGGACACCGCCTGCGCCATCTGGAACCGCACCACCGCCACCGCCCGCGGCCTCCAAGGACCCGGCGAAGACCGCACCCTTACCCAACTCCGCCCCGACATCGCCGCCTCACTGCTCCTCGGCACCAGCAGCGCCAGCGCCTCTGACACCACCAGCACTACAGCCGCCGAAAACACCATGGGGATTGGGAGGATCCCTACCCCGCGGGCCGATGTGCTGGTTACCGTGCCGGTGTTCTCCCTCCTCGGCCTGACCGATGAGCCCGCAATGCTGGACGGTCTGGGGCCCATCCCGGCGTCCATGGCGCGCAGGCTCGTCGCGGACGGGGCGGATTCGTTCTACCGGGTCCTGGTCGACCCCCGCGACGGGGCGCCGCTGGAGATCGGCCGGACGCGCTACCGGCTCCCGGAAACCATCAAACAATGGATCCGGATGCGGGACGGCACATGCACCTTCCCCGGCTGCAGCAACCGTTCCCCGGACAACGAGACAGACCACTTGAAGGCCTGGGAACACGGCGGCACCACCGGTGCCAGCAACCTCGGACAGCTCTGCCCCAAACATCACCGGCTCAAACACGCCCGCCCGTGGAAACCCACCCCCGGAACGAAAAACGAGCCGCCCGGCTGGACCTCACCCACCGGCCGCCACTACAACGCCGAACACCCCGACCGCGAACCAACCCACTGGCCGCCAGGCATAAATCTGCAATCGACGAAGAGGAAGGGCCCGGCGAAAGCGCTGCGAATGGCCGGCCATCGGACGGACTTCCACTTCATGGAGCAGTCCCCGGGTGAAGCTGCCCTGGCGCGCTGTCTTCATTCCAAGGCGTGA
- a CDS encoding ABC transporter ATP-binding protein gives MPPSRHPAELTPKRDPQKRLALRPYARAVAQVLRVSLHASPGAVVMKVLGSLISAVLPLVTTYFASLTTTALAAAYAGDGGAGRLAVVYVVVTAALGLFWGAFNSIDRYIQQLMSFKVGAIVGDQMYERFLALEFWRYDDKETVDLYDRAKRFSDSYARVLDRIAAIFTQLISVLLAIGALLLVSWWIAVIVLVAIVPSVYLQFKLSREQIAHWNTQVDSRRQRRMIETNLLRPQHIAEMRLYGIVGYLMDLRSRLRDADERRRLDYQRRYIPRQLAADALQYGAEVVSLIWVVGQIIARAQPVGQFLYVQQIVSRALSTANSLVSSLSSIDEDLANLKDYELFMAMPMHSEHAPPLLEAPKEVELKDIRFTYTGSDIEVIRGISLTIHQGQHIAIVGENGAGKSTLIRILAGLYRPDSGQVLLDGVDLAAVDVTSWHRHLAVLSQEFLKYEFATAAENIYFGDVDSPRDDGRIRRAAADAEALDFINKLPNGLDNHVSNWMEDPRGRKGSGLSGGQWQRLAMARNFYRDASLMVMDEPTSAIDALAEHRIFTRLFADRSSTIIAISHRLATIEKADIVYMLEDGKIVEQGTHKELVALRGRYFRMFESQLSVEETTGT, from the coding sequence ATGCCCCCATCACGCCATCCGGCGGAACTGACCCCCAAACGCGACCCGCAAAAGCGGCTGGCCCTTCGTCCCTATGCCCGCGCTGTAGCCCAGGTGCTGCGGGTCAGCCTCCACGCCTCCCCGGGTGCCGTGGTCATGAAGGTGCTCGGCTCACTGATCTCGGCCGTGCTGCCGCTGGTCACCACGTACTTCGCGTCCCTCACTACCACGGCTCTGGCGGCAGCGTATGCAGGCGACGGGGGAGCGGGCCGGCTCGCGGTGGTCTACGTCGTGGTCACCGCCGCGCTGGGTCTCTTTTGGGGCGCCTTCAACAGCATTGACCGCTACATCCAGCAGCTGATGAGCTTCAAGGTGGGCGCCATCGTGGGCGACCAGATGTACGAGCGTTTCCTGGCCCTCGAGTTCTGGCGTTACGACGACAAGGAAACCGTGGACCTCTATGACCGCGCCAAGAGGTTTTCCGATTCCTACGCCCGCGTCCTGGACCGCATCGCTGCCATCTTCACGCAGCTCATCTCGGTTCTCCTGGCCATCGGCGCCCTGTTGCTGGTCAGTTGGTGGATCGCCGTCATCGTCCTGGTGGCGATCGTGCCCAGCGTGTACCTGCAGTTCAAGCTGTCCAGGGAGCAGATTGCTCACTGGAACACACAGGTGGACTCACGCCGCCAGCGCCGCATGATTGAAACCAACCTCCTGCGCCCGCAGCATATTGCCGAGATGCGGCTCTACGGCATCGTCGGTTACCTCATGGACCTTCGTTCCCGGCTTCGCGATGCAGACGAGCGGCGCCGCCTCGATTACCAGCGGCGCTACATCCCCAGGCAACTCGCTGCAGATGCGCTGCAATACGGCGCGGAGGTGGTCTCGCTGATCTGGGTGGTGGGCCAGATCATCGCCCGCGCCCAGCCTGTGGGCCAGTTCCTCTACGTGCAACAGATCGTCAGCCGCGCCTTGTCTACCGCGAACAGCCTGGTCTCTTCCTTGAGCTCCATCGACGAAGACCTCGCCAACCTGAAGGACTACGAGCTGTTCATGGCGATGCCCATGCACTCGGAGCACGCACCGCCGCTGCTGGAAGCGCCGAAGGAAGTAGAGCTGAAGGACATCCGCTTCACCTACACCGGCAGCGACATCGAGGTGATCCGGGGCATCAGCCTCACCATTCATCAGGGCCAGCACATAGCCATTGTGGGGGAGAACGGTGCCGGCAAATCCACGTTGATCCGTATCCTCGCCGGCCTGTACCGTCCCGACTCCGGCCAGGTACTGCTCGACGGCGTGGACCTTGCCGCCGTCGACGTCACCTCCTGGCACCGTCATCTGGCGGTACTCAGCCAGGAGTTCCTCAAATACGAGTTCGCCACGGCAGCCGAGAACATTTACTTCGGCGATGTGGACAGTCCGCGCGACGACGGCCGCATCCGGCGCGCAGCAGCCGACGCCGAAGCGTTGGATTTCATCAACAAGCTGCCAAACGGCCTGGACAACCACGTCAGCAACTGGATGGAGGACCCGCGAGGCCGGAAGGGAAGTGGCCTTTCCGGCGGCCAGTGGCAGCGGCTGGCCATGGCCCGGAACTTCTACCGGGACGCGTCCTTGATGGTGATGGACGAGCCCACGTCCGCCATTGACGCCCTCGCCGAGCACCGCATCTTCACCCGGCTCTTCGCAGACCGCAGCAGCACCATCATTGCCATCAGCCACCGGCTCGCCACCATCGAAAAGGCGGACATCGTCTACATGCTGGAGGACGGAAAGATCGTGGAGCAGGGCACGCACAAAGAGCTGGTGGCCCTGCGCGGCAGGTACTTCAGGATGTTCGAATCCCAGCTTTCCGTGGAGGAAACCACCGGAACCTAG
- a CDS encoding GuaB3 family IMP dehydrogenase-related protein: MTYEIEIGRGKRGRRAYSLDDIAIVPNRRTRDPKDVSVSWQIDAYQFEMPVIAAPMDSAMSPQTAIALGKLGGLGVLDLEGLWTRYEDPQSVLDEIAALEDETNSPAVTGRMQELYRAPIQPELITSRLAEIREAGVTVAGSLTPQRTQEHYKTVVAAGVDIFVIRGTTVSAEHVSKDHEPLNLKQFIYELDVPVIVGGAAGYTPALHLMRTGAAGVLVGFGGGATTTTRRALGIHSPMASAISDVAAARRDYMDESGGRYVHVIADGGMGTSGDIVKAIAMGADAVMLGSALARAEEAPGKGWHWGQEAHHLELPRGDRANVGTVGPLEEVLFGPGHHTNGTSNLIGALRRSMATTGYSDLKEFQRVDVVVSPYAGN; this comes from the coding sequence GTGACTTATGAGATCGAGATCGGCCGTGGCAAGCGTGGGCGTCGTGCCTACTCCCTGGATGACATTGCAATCGTCCCCAACCGTCGCACCCGCGACCCCAAGGACGTCTCCGTCTCCTGGCAGATCGACGCCTACCAGTTCGAGATGCCGGTAATCGCGGCCCCGATGGACTCGGCCATGTCCCCGCAGACGGCCATCGCGCTGGGCAAGCTCGGCGGCCTGGGTGTCCTGGACCTTGAGGGCCTCTGGACCCGCTACGAGGACCCGCAGTCCGTTCTTGACGAGATCGCGGCACTGGAGGACGAGACCAACAGCCCGGCAGTCACCGGCCGGATGCAGGAGCTGTACAGGGCGCCGATCCAGCCCGAGCTGATCACGTCCCGCCTGGCCGAGATCCGCGAGGCCGGCGTCACCGTAGCCGGTTCACTGACCCCGCAGCGCACCCAGGAGCACTACAAGACCGTTGTGGCTGCCGGCGTCGACATCTTCGTCATCCGCGGGACCACCGTGTCCGCCGAGCACGTCTCCAAGGACCACGAGCCGCTGAACCTCAAGCAGTTCATCTACGAACTCGACGTCCCCGTCATCGTGGGTGGCGCGGCGGGCTACACCCCGGCGCTGCACCTCATGCGGACCGGCGCGGCAGGCGTGCTGGTGGGCTTCGGCGGCGGCGCAACCACCACCACGCGCCGCGCCCTGGGCATCCACTCGCCCATGGCGTCCGCCATTTCGGACGTCGCAGCCGCCCGCCGGGATTACATGGACGAATCGGGCGGCCGCTATGTGCACGTTATTGCCGACGGCGGCATGGGCACCTCGGGTGACATCGTCAAGGCGATCGCCATGGGCGCCGACGCCGTCATGCTGGGCAGTGCCCTGGCCAGGGCAGAGGAAGCGCCCGGCAAGGGCTGGCATTGGGGCCAGGAGGCACACCACCTGGAGCTGCCGCGCGGTGACCGCGCCAACGTCGGCACCGTGGGCCCGCTGGAGGAGGTCCTCTTCGGACCCGGCCACCACACCAACGGCACGTCCAACCTCATTGGCGCGCTGCGCCGCTCCATGGCGACCACAGGCTATTCGGACCTGAAGGAGTTCCAGCGGGTCGACGTCGTCGTGTCGCCTTACGCAGGGAACTGA
- a CDS encoding glycerol-3-phosphate dehydrogenase/oxidase, which yields MKSVAANGGALGPEAREASIQRLRGTAEPGQELDILIVGGGIVGAGAALDAVTRGLSVGIVEASDWAAGTSSRSSKLIHGGLRYLEMLDFALVKEALQERGLLLSEIAPHLARPVPFLYPLTKPFIERPYVGAGIALYDVMSISSGHSRGVPFHKHLSKRGTLRAAPSLKNDAFVGSIRYYDGQVDDAKYVANLVRTAAHYGAHAVNQMAVVDFLREGERVVGAKVENREDGTKFSIRAKQVINATGVWTDETQAMVTDRGQLKVRASKGIHLVVPRDRFQSTVGLILRTEKSVLFVIPWGRHWIIGTTDTDWHLDKAHPAASSKDIDYVLEHVNQVLKRPLTREDVEGVYAGLRPLLAGENDSTAKLSREHVVAHPVPGLVVVAGGKWTTYRVMAKDAVDEATRTMDERVPPSCTETIPLLGASGFRAAWNRRNRTAEESGVHVARIEHLLNRYGSMTTEVLAIIEQNPELAQPLPGADDYLQAEAVYAATHEGARHVQDVLTRRTRISIEAWDRGVSAAPVVAKLMGDVLGWSDTQRENEVRHYIARVEAERLSQQQPDDESADAARLGAEDIVPLR from the coding sequence ATGAAGAGTGTTGCTGCAAACGGCGGGGCCCTTGGCCCGGAAGCCAGGGAAGCATCCATCCAGCGGCTGCGAGGCACTGCCGAACCCGGCCAGGAACTGGACATCCTGATCGTGGGCGGCGGCATCGTTGGTGCGGGAGCCGCGCTGGACGCCGTGACCCGTGGGTTGAGCGTCGGCATCGTTGAGGCAAGCGACTGGGCTGCCGGTACGTCCTCCCGGTCCTCGAAACTGATCCACGGCGGCCTGCGCTACCTGGAGATGCTGGACTTCGCCCTGGTCAAGGAGGCCCTGCAGGAACGCGGGCTGCTGCTCTCCGAAATCGCCCCGCACCTGGCCCGGCCGGTGCCCTTCCTGTATCCACTCACCAAACCGTTCATCGAGCGGCCCTACGTCGGCGCCGGCATCGCCCTGTATGACGTCATGTCCATCTCCAGCGGGCACAGCCGCGGCGTGCCGTTCCACAAGCACCTGAGCAAGCGCGGCACCCTGCGCGCCGCCCCCAGCCTGAAAAATGATGCGTTCGTCGGGTCCATCCGGTATTACGACGGCCAGGTGGATGACGCGAAGTACGTGGCGAACCTGGTCCGTACCGCTGCCCACTACGGCGCCCACGCCGTGAACCAGATGGCGGTGGTGGACTTCCTGCGCGAGGGCGAGCGGGTGGTCGGAGCCAAGGTGGAAAACCGTGAGGACGGGACGAAATTCAGCATCCGCGCCAAGCAGGTCATCAACGCCACCGGCGTTTGGACCGACGAAACCCAGGCCATGGTGACCGACCGGGGCCAGTTGAAGGTCCGCGCCTCCAAGGGCATCCACCTGGTGGTTCCCCGCGACCGCTTCCAGTCCACCGTGGGCCTGATCCTGCGCACCGAGAAGTCAGTGCTGTTTGTCATCCCGTGGGGGCGGCACTGGATCATCGGCACCACGGACACCGACTGGCACCTGGACAAGGCCCACCCCGCTGCTTCCAGCAAGGACATCGACTACGTCCTGGAACACGTCAACCAGGTGCTGAAGCGGCCGTTGACCCGGGAGGACGTCGAAGGAGTCTATGCAGGGCTCCGCCCGCTGCTGGCCGGTGAAAATGACTCCACGGCCAAGCTTTCCCGCGAGCACGTGGTGGCACACCCGGTCCCCGGCCTGGTAGTGGTGGCCGGCGGCAAGTGGACCACGTACCGGGTCATGGCCAAGGACGCCGTGGACGAGGCCACCCGCACCATGGACGAACGGGTCCCACCAAGCTGCACCGAAACCATCCCGCTGCTGGGCGCCAGCGGCTTCCGTGCCGCCTGGAACCGCCGGAACCGCACGGCCGAGGAATCCGGGGTGCACGTGGCGCGGATCGAGCACCTGCTCAACCGGTACGGTTCCATGACGACCGAAGTGCTGGCCATCATCGAGCAGAACCCGGAACTGGCCCAGCCCCTCCCGGGAGCGGACGACTACCTGCAGGCCGAGGCCGTCTATGCCGCAACCCATGAAGGCGCCCGCCACGTGCAGGACGTCCTCACCCGGCGCACGCGGATTTCCATCGAAGCCTGGGACCGCGGCGTGTCCGCTGCCCCCGTTGTCGCTAAACTGATGGGTGACGTCCTGGGCTGGAGTGACACGCAGCGGGAAAACGAGGTCCGCCACTACATTGCCCGGGTGGAAGCCGAACGCCTCAGCCAGCAACAGCCGGACGACGAATCCGCAGACGCCGCCCGCCTGGGCGCGGAAGACATCGTGCCCTTGCGCTGA
- a CDS encoding PTS sugar transporter subunit IIA, protein MAEPLDPYDAHLTTADMVILEMEAKDKTDATNQLAERLHAAGRISDLDGFLRNVNAREHQLATGLPGGIGLPHARSEFVSQTSIAVGIAKYGHALDFGATDGPATVILLIATPASSFSDHLEVLATLARSLSKESFRESLRRAYDAEVIAELINSSLVFFDH, encoded by the coding sequence TTGGCGGAACCACTGGACCCGTATGACGCCCACCTCACCACGGCCGACATGGTGATCCTGGAAATGGAGGCGAAGGACAAGACCGACGCCACCAACCAGCTGGCAGAACGGTTGCACGCAGCCGGGCGGATCTCGGATCTTGACGGCTTCCTGAGGAACGTCAACGCCCGGGAGCACCAGCTGGCCACGGGGCTCCCGGGCGGCATCGGGTTGCCGCACGCGCGCAGCGAATTCGTCTCCCAAACCTCAATCGCCGTCGGGATCGCCAAGTACGGCCATGCCCTGGACTTCGGTGCCACCGACGGGCCCGCCACGGTGATCCTTCTGATTGCCACCCCCGCCAGTTCTTTCTCGGACCATCTGGAAGTGCTGGCCACCCTGGCACGGTCGCTCTCCAAGGAGTCCTTCCGGGAATCACTTCGGCGCGCCTATGACGCCGAAGTGATTGCCGAGCTCATCAATTCCAGCCTGGTGTTCTTCGACCACTAG